A window from Mytilus galloprovincialis chromosome 8, xbMytGall1.hap1.1, whole genome shotgun sequence encodes these proteins:
- the LOC143085549 gene encoding heat shock 70 kDa protein 12B-like, protein MSESGKILVAAIDFGTTYSGYAFSLRSDFEKDPCKISSHNWTAASRGLVSLKTPTSILLNPQQEFESFGYEAEDRYTALANEDLHHEWFYFRRFKMMLHGSLGLKRDIMVKTFDNKKELPALKIFSMAIRYLKDNLLTTLNKSVEILADDIQWVLTVPAIWNDPAKQFMREAAQKAGIKEDNLLIALEPEAASMFCKYMPVEKGEHSFQSFQPGSKYMVLDCGGGTVDITVHQVQKDKTLIELYKASGGAWGGTQVDEAFRQLIVKIIGNPIFLKFCDENAADFVDMFREFELKKREFKGDGNKKVTIKVPVSLKETFEKETEETIQDALTQTAYSSKLTWTADKLRISGLLFATLFEIATGNIIEHVKKLLKEPEVKGTTNIIMVGGFSESHMIQAKVKEAFPNMNVIIPAEAGLSVLKGAVIFGHLPKAISARKAKYTYGLATMTKFVRGKHREDKKETIGNQVKCKDIFSVHVEKGDTLELDKAQSERSYNPVEPEQKEIIFQFYITDSDDPMYVTDSGCTHIGKMVVKIPDTSGGLDRQVKVQLIFGGTELKVKAIIEKTNQEVTAKLQFLDKK, encoded by the exons ATGTCAGAATCAGGGAAAATACTTGTAGCAGCTATAGACTTTGGAACAACCTATTCAGGATATGCTTTCTCATTACGAAGTGATTTTGAAAAAGATCCATGTAAGATCTCCTCACACAATTGGACAGCTGCTTCCAGAGGCTTGGTCTCCTTAAAAACACCAACTTCAATATTACTGAACCCACAGCAGGAATTTGAATCCTTTGGTTATGAAGCCGAGGACCGTTACACTGCCTTAGCCAATGAAGATCTTCACCATGAGTGGTTTTACTTCAGAAGGTTTAAAATGATGCTCCATGGATCACTG GGTTTAAAGCGAGATATTATGGTGAAAACTTTTGACAACAAAAAGGAATTACCAGCACTGAAGATATTTTCTATGGCaataagatatcttaaagataATCTACTAACTACTTTAAACAAAAGTGTAGAAATTCTAGCTGATGACATACAATGGGTTCTTACTGTTCCCGCCATATGGAATGATCCTGCTAAGCAGTTTATGCGAGAAGCAGCTCAGAAA GCAGGTATAAAAGAAGACAATTTACTGATAGCATTAGAACCAGAAGCAGCGTCTATGTTTTGCAAATACATGCCAGTAGAGAAAGGAGAACATTCATTCCAAAGTTTCCAACCAGGAAGTAAATATATGGTTCTTGACTGTGGAG GAGGAACTGTAGATATAACTGTCCACCAGGTACAAAAAGATAAAACACTGATAGAGCTTTACAAGGCTAGTGGTGGAGCTTGGGGAGGGACACAGGTGGATGAAGCGTTCAGGCAACTTATCGTTAAAATTATAGGCAACCCTATCTTTTTGAAATTCTGTGATGAAAATGCAGCTGATTTTGTGGACATGTTCAGAGAGTTTGAGCTAAAGAAAAGAGAATTCAAAGGAGATGGCAACAAGAAAGTTACCATCAAGGTACCAGTTTCTCTGAAGGAAACctttgaaaaagaaacagaagaaacTATCCAGGATGCCTTAACCCAGACAGCATATTCTTCAAAACTGACATGGACTGCAGACAAATTAAGAATCAGTGGCTTGCTTTTTGCTACTCTTTTTGAAATTGCAACAGGAAATATAATTGAACATGtgaaaaaacttttaaaagaacCTGAAGTTAAGGGAACTACTAACATTATCATGGTTGGTGGATTTTCAGAATCTCACATGATTCAGGCAAAGGTGAAAGAAGCTTTTCCAAATATGAATGTGATAATCCCAGCAGAAGCAGGACTTTCAGTACTGAAAGGGGCTGTCATATTCGGACATCTTCCTAAAGCAATTTCTGCCCGTAAGGCAAAATATACCTATGGATTAGCAACAATGACAAAATTTGTCAGAGGAAAACACAGGGAagacaaaaaagaaacaattggCAATCAAGTTAAATGCAAAGACATTTTTAGCGTTCATGTTGAGAAAGGAGATACATTAGAACTAGATAAAGCCCAGAGTGAGAGAAGTTACAATCCTGTAGAACCtgaacaaaaggaaattatattcCAGTTTTACATTACCGATAGTGATGATCCTATGTATGTCACCGATTCTGGCTGTACTCATATTGGTAAAATGGTGGTCAAAATACCCGACACATCAGGTGGACTTGACAGGCAGGTCAAAGTTCAGTTGATATTTGGTGGAACTGAACTGAAGGTCAAAGCCATTATAGAAAAGACTAACCAAGAAGTTACTGCAAAATTACAATTTCTTGACAAAAAATAG